The Halobellus sp. MBLA0158 genome has a window encoding:
- a CDS encoding thiamine pyrophosphate-dependent enzyme, protein MVTNTSQEAIDLDAPWISQEDLPVEKYQIVDEDGGYDPDDVPDLEETEFLDLYRWMLVEKRYAERMIKLQRRGQMGTVGSSRGHEASIVGSGYALQDGDWLLGMGRETSAMLQRGVSLRDIILFWRGVEDAQRFLTEQNCMIGISVGGYLPMTTGVGWGMNLTDTDAVVTAHFGDGATSTGAFHEAVNFAGVLDAPAIFYCQNNQWAISTPFEKQTNANSIAQRGLGYGVHGIRVDGNDVLAVYDAMREARELARAGHPVLFEALTYRTEGHSTSDDPTEYRGREEVEEWLERDPIERYESFLKSEGLWDAVDKEALVAEVDEEFSAAVEAADAYGPRDVDELFEYVYEDLPPILRGQLDEMEGDLEDLDDLEAYIERRPKG, encoded by the coding sequence ATGGTCACAAACACATCACAGGAGGCGATCGATCTGGACGCTCCCTGGATCTCACAGGAGGATCTCCCGGTGGAGAAGTACCAGATCGTCGACGAAGACGGGGGGTACGACCCCGACGACGTCCCGGACCTAGAGGAAACGGAGTTCCTCGATCTGTACCGCTGGATGCTCGTCGAGAAGCGCTACGCCGAGCGGATGATCAAGCTCCAGCGCCGGGGCCAGATGGGCACGGTCGGCTCCAGCCGCGGTCACGAGGCCAGCATCGTCGGGAGCGGCTACGCCCTCCAGGACGGCGACTGGCTCCTCGGGATGGGCCGAGAGACCAGCGCGATGCTCCAGCGGGGCGTCTCGCTCCGGGACATCATCCTCTTCTGGCGCGGGGTCGAGGACGCCCAGCGCTTCCTGACCGAGCAGAACTGTATGATCGGCATCTCCGTCGGGGGCTACCTCCCGATGACCACCGGCGTCGGCTGGGGGATGAACCTCACCGACACGGACGCGGTCGTCACCGCGCACTTCGGCGACGGCGCGACGAGCACCGGCGCGTTCCACGAAGCGGTGAACTTCGCGGGCGTCCTCGACGCCCCGGCGATCTTCTACTGCCAGAACAATCAGTGGGCCATCTCGACGCCGTTCGAGAAGCAGACGAACGCCAACTCCATCGCGCAACGCGGCCTCGGCTACGGCGTCCACGGCATCCGGGTCGACGGCAACGACGTCCTCGCGGTGTACGACGCGATGCGAGAGGCCAGAGAGCTCGCTCGCGCGGGCCATCCGGTCCTCTTCGAGGCGCTCACCTACCGCACCGAGGGCCACTCCACGAGCGACGACCCCACCGAGTACCGGGGTCGCGAGGAGGTCGAAGAGTGGCTCGAACGCGACCCGATCGAGCGCTACGAGTCGTTCCTCAAATCGGAGGGGCTCTGGGACGCGGTCGACAAGGAGGCGCTCGTCGCCGAGGTCGACGAGGAGTTCTCCGCCGCGGTCGAGGCCGCAGACGCGTACGGCCCCCGTGACGTGGACGAACTGTTCGAGTACGTCTACGAGGACCTGCCGCCGATCCTCCGGGGACAGCTCGACGA
- a CDS encoding amidohydrolase family protein, protein MIDAEAETVVDCDWHYQDSFKEVAEYMPEPWHTKYKNSFWEDSGVTQALSSFFPTSTGDRQNYGKVLREHSNYPEEPEDPERVTEGMDFLDIDVSLQISHLILAMGGVTADDERVQAFTKGYIEYMLEEVLDPDEGVYGLAPMPYGDVEASLDILERVEDEEAYVGACFVTAGASPPLGNRKYDPIYERCEEMDFPVVYHTGGSGLDEYVRAGYQEMIETHTLGFLESNMSQIVSVACQGVPEKYPDLDIVFMESGVTYIPGLVSRLDEEYLKRPEEAPLLDTRPSEYITDFYFGTQPLEVSARNDLLELCFDMIGTDRLLYASDYPHWDFDSPSIINELPMLDDDERRAILGGNALEVFEI, encoded by the coding sequence ATGATCGACGCCGAAGCGGAGACGGTCGTCGACTGCGACTGGCACTACCAGGACTCGTTCAAGGAGGTCGCCGAGTATATGCCCGAGCCCTGGCACACCAAGTACAAGAACAGCTTCTGGGAGGACAGCGGCGTCACCCAGGCGCTGAGTTCGTTCTTCCCGACGTCGACGGGGGATCGGCAGAACTACGGGAAAGTCCTCCGAGAACACTCGAACTACCCCGAAGAGCCCGAGGACCCCGAGCGCGTCACCGAGGGAATGGACTTCCTCGACATCGACGTCTCCCTGCAGATCTCGCATCTCATCCTCGCGATGGGCGGGGTCACCGCCGACGACGAGCGCGTCCAAGCGTTCACCAAAGGCTACATCGAGTACATGCTCGAAGAGGTCCTGGACCCCGACGAGGGCGTCTACGGCCTCGCCCCGATGCCCTACGGCGACGTCGAAGCCTCCCTCGACATCTTAGAGCGCGTCGAGGACGAGGAAGCCTACGTCGGCGCGTGCTTCGTCACCGCGGGCGCGAGCCCCCCGCTCGGCAATCGGAAGTACGACCCGATCTACGAGCGCTGCGAGGAGATGGACTTCCCCGTCGTCTATCACACGGGCGGATCAGGTCTCGACGAGTACGTCCGCGCCGGCTACCAGGAAATGATCGAGACCCACACGCTCGGCTTCCTCGAATCGAATATGTCCCAAATCGTCAGCGTCGCCTGCCAGGGCGTCCCCGAGAAGTACCCCGACCTCGACATCGTCTTTATGGAATCCGGCGTTACGTATATTCCCGGTCTGGTGAGCCGGCTGGACGAAGAATATCTCAAACGCCCCGAAGAAGCCCCACTCTTGGATACGCGTCCCAGCGAGTACATCACTGATTTCTACTTCGGGACTCAGCCACTAGAAGTCTCCGCGCGCAACGATCTCTTGGAACTGTGCTTCGATATGATCGGCACCGATCGCCTGCTCTATGCCTCCGATTACCCCCACTGGGACTTCGACAGCCCCTCGATCATCAACGAACTCCCGATGCTCGACGACGACGAACGTCGAGCGATTCTGGGCGGCAACGCCCTGGAGGTGTTCGAGATATGA
- a CDS encoding Rieske (2Fe-2S) protein has protein sequence MSDAENLVEVGPASEFEDGDAEIVQVGRAEVGVIRAEGEFYAIRNQCPHDGGPVCKGNVQKELVGEFKGTGKRVDQQYSDTDIISCPWHGWSFELETGIHIGDDRIRVPTYDVVVDDGIVYVDSGD, from the coding sequence ATGAGCGACGCGGAGAATCTGGTCGAGGTCGGGCCCGCCTCGGAGTTCGAGGACGGCGACGCCGAGATCGTCCAGGTCGGCCGCGCGGAAGTCGGTGTAATCCGGGCAGAGGGCGAGTTCTACGCGATCCGCAATCAGTGCCCCCACGACGGCGGCCCCGTCTGCAAGGGCAACGTTCAGAAGGAGTTAGTTGGGGAATTCAAAGGCACGGGCAAGCGCGTCGACCAACAGTACAGCGACACGGACATCATCTCCTGCCCCTGGCACGGCTGGTCCTTCGAGTTAGAGACGGGCATCCACATCGGCGACGACCGCATCCGCGTCCCCACCTACGACGTCGTCGTCGACGACGGCATCGTCTACGTCGACAGCGGTGACTAG
- a CDS encoding ABC transporter substrate-binding protein, with the protein MTLSNRRSFLKAGAALGTVGVSGLAGCSGVTGGGTPSLTLAFTVPVENIASLFAIPEIQDQLSNLGSEYELTVQRDQSTPDSLNSMAAGNVDMALLSTVSYASAVRQEAVPGNISMIATDFWDAHPDWYGITIFSGPDSDIQEPEDMEGANIGINATGTGVHALVVKKMQQVGLDPENDAEIVELPFPTFVSAINDGRIDCGVFPAIFAVSARGEGFTKVYDSQGTWEQPYPFAYTVASNDSLDQKGDAISSWGEDFREMVNYAYDNRDEVVSLAAEYFELPEPLVDGFFLTNNDYYRQDLTIDFDSLQYTMDELVNLGFVEEGFDVTQYATNEYIPEN; encoded by the coding sequence ATGACACTTAGCAACCGTCGATCGTTCCTCAAAGCGGGCGCAGCGCTCGGCACCGTTGGCGTATCCGGTCTCGCGGGTTGTTCCGGCGTCACCGGCGGCGGCACGCCGTCGCTCACGCTGGCGTTCACCGTCCCGGTCGAAAACATCGCGTCGCTGTTTGCGATCCCGGAGATCCAAGACCAGCTCTCGAACCTGGGCTCGGAGTACGAACTGACCGTCCAGCGCGACCAGAGCACGCCGGACTCGCTGAACTCGATGGCGGCCGGAAACGTCGATATGGCGCTGCTGTCGACGGTGAGTTACGCCTCCGCCGTCCGCCAGGAGGCCGTGCCGGGTAACATCTCGATGATCGCGACCGACTTCTGGGACGCCCACCCCGACTGGTACGGGATCACGATCTTCTCCGGCCCGGACTCCGACATCCAGGAGCCCGAGGATATGGAGGGCGCTAACATCGGCATCAACGCCACCGGCACGGGCGTCCACGCGCTGGTCGTCAAGAAGATGCAGCAGGTCGGCCTCGACCCCGAGAACGACGCCGAGATCGTCGAGCTGCCGTTCCCGACGTTCGTCTCCGCGATCAACGACGGCCGGATCGACTGCGGCGTCTTCCCGGCCATCTTCGCCGTCTCGGCGCGCGGTGAGGGCTTCACCAAGGTCTACGACAGCCAGGGGACCTGGGAGCAGCCCTACCCGTTCGCGTACACGGTCGCCTCGAACGACTCCCTCGACCAGAAGGGCGACGCCATCAGCTCCTGGGGCGAGGACTTCCGCGAGATGGTCAACTACGCCTACGACAACCGCGACGAGGTCGTCTCGCTGGCCGCGGAGTACTTCGAGCTTCCCGAGCCGCTCGTGGACGGCTTCTTCCTGACCAACAACGACTACTACCGGCAGGACCTCACGATCGACTTCGACAGCCTCCAGTACACGATGGACGAGCTCGTGAACCTCGGCTTCGTCGAGGAGGGCTTCGACGTGACGCAGTACGCGACCAACGAGTACATCCCCGAGAACTGA
- a CDS encoding ABC transporter permease gives MSQLYYYLRRIAVSIVLIFAIATFLFVAFRLMPGDYATLLLQQGASPEQVEKIRAAWGLDEPLYVQYFNWMSNMLTGNAGTSRQFGTPVVDVVGTAVRNSMILALPGVIVAFIVGSLYGALMGNNPDSRLERYGIIPPNIFGTTPDFFVAILLVYVFSSALGWFPSGSMVSIDVQTQVSGWGIFLTQSFWYHYALPFLTVVIKYMYYPAMVMRGSVVEVRNQEFATYQRLLGLGKWRRFRHIMKHASLPVITVFPSVSARAISGLVLIEIVFNWPGVGQLLFNSVIARDTPVIQFIFLLVAIWIVLGNFLVDIFYTLIDPRITIEGQ, from the coding sequence GTGAGCCAACTCTACTACTACCTGCGGCGGATCGCCGTCTCGATCGTCCTGATCTTCGCGATCGCGACGTTCCTGTTCGTCGCGTTCCGTCTGATGCCCGGCGACTACGCGACCCTGCTGTTACAGCAGGGCGCCTCCCCGGAGCAGGTCGAGAAGATCCGGGCGGCCTGGGGGCTCGACGAGCCGCTCTACGTGCAGTACTTCAACTGGATGTCGAATATGCTGACGGGCAACGCCGGGACGTCCCGGCAGTTCGGCACGCCCGTCGTCGACGTCGTCGGCACCGCCGTCCGCAACTCGATGATCCTGGCGCTGCCGGGGGTCATCGTCGCGTTCATCGTCGGGTCGCTGTACGGCGCGCTGATGGGCAACAACCCCGACTCGCGGCTCGAACGCTACGGGATCATCCCGCCCAACATCTTCGGGACCACGCCGGACTTCTTCGTCGCGATCCTGCTCGTGTACGTGTTCTCCTCGGCGCTCGGGTGGTTCCCCTCGGGGAGTATGGTCTCGATCGACGTCCAGACGCAGGTCTCCGGCTGGGGGATCTTCCTGACCCAGAGCTTCTGGTACCACTACGCGCTGCCGTTCCTGACGGTCGTGATCAAGTACATGTACTACCCGGCGATGGTGATGCGCGGCAGCGTCGTCGAGGTGCGGAACCAGGAGTTCGCCACCTACCAGCGGCTGCTCGGCCTCGGAAAGTGGCGCCGCTTCAGACACATTATGAAGCACGCGTCGCTGCCGGTCATCACCGTCTTCCCCTCCGTTTCGGCGCGCGCGATCAGCGGGCTGGTTCTCATCGAGATCGTCTTCAACTGGCCCGGGGTCGGCCAGCTACTCTTCAACTCCGTGATCGCCCGCGACACCCCGGTCATTCAGTTCATCTTCCTCCTGGTGGCGATCTGGATCGTCCTCGGGAACTTCCTCGTCGACATCTTCTACACGCTCATCGATCCCCGGATCACGATCGAGGGCCAGTAG
- a CDS encoding ABC transporter ATP-binding protein — MTDPLLEVDGLDVTYETKSGDLKAVSDASFSIDSNEYFGLVGESGCGKSTLAHAVINSLDRNGRISAGSVKYKGREIQDLPDDQYDEEIRWEEIAVIPQSAMNSLNPLSKVSEQAIEVAQAHTDWSAQTAVDKLKELFDVVGLPESRVHDYPHQFSGGMKQRAIIAFSLLLDPSLIIADEPTTALDVIMQDQFLKYLDDLREIRDFSVLFITHDIAVVFEMCDSMAVMHGGQIAEQGETTAIFDESRHPYTILLQRAFPDIRFPNRELEGIEGAPPSLGEEVDFCTFADRCPWAEPECYDGAPPAEQMPKDASHEVSCIRRDEMESLASEYLDDRTEPAESAEASGPDRSGTTSERVGPAGRRDAASQSGGDGDDPVVELENLHKHFDTSANILETLRAKFGGEEQDAVRAVDGVDLKLEENQIQGVIGESGCGKSTLLKTVMGKHEPTDGEIYLDGDPVSEFSKADWKEFRRRVQIIFQDPFNTLNPHFTVRQTLMEPLRIHDMERSEERILDILERVRLTPAEDYIDRTESQLSGGEKQRISIARALILEPDVILADEPVSMLDVSTQASILDLLNDLTNEFGVSMLYISHDLSTVSYVCDRVNVMYLGRIVESASTHELLNDPKHPYTQSMLQAIPVPDPHHEREWAELPGTPGDATDLPTGCRFKDRCPERMDVCDRKPAFEDVTGDGHHAACHLHTDEGEEASQGADTPTVLSDGGDSR; from the coding sequence ATGACGGACCCACTACTGGAAGTCGACGGCCTCGACGTCACCTACGAGACGAAAAGCGGCGACCTCAAGGCGGTCTCCGACGCGTCGTTCTCGATCGATTCGAACGAGTACTTCGGCCTCGTGGGCGAGAGCGGGTGCGGCAAGAGCACCCTCGCGCACGCGGTGATCAACTCCCTCGATCGCAACGGGCGGATCTCCGCGGGCTCTGTGAAGTACAAGGGTCGGGAGATCCAGGACCTTCCCGACGATCAGTACGACGAGGAGATCCGCTGGGAGGAGATCGCCGTGATCCCCCAGTCCGCGATGAACAGCCTCAACCCCCTCTCGAAGGTCAGCGAGCAGGCCATCGAGGTGGCGCAGGCGCACACCGACTGGTCGGCCCAGACGGCCGTCGACAAGCTCAAGGAGCTGTTCGACGTCGTGGGGCTGCCGGAGTCGCGCGTCCACGACTACCCGCATCAGTTCTCCGGCGGGATGAAACAGCGCGCGATCATCGCCTTCTCGCTCCTGCTCGACCCCTCGCTCATCATCGCCGACGAGCCCACGACCGCGCTGGACGTCATCATGCAGGATCAGTTCCTGAAGTACCTCGACGACCTGCGGGAGATCCGGGACTTCAGCGTTCTCTTCATCACCCACGACATCGCCGTCGTCTTCGAGATGTGCGACTCGATGGCGGTGATGCACGGCGGCCAGATCGCCGAGCAGGGCGAGACGACCGCCATCTTCGACGAGTCCAGACACCCCTACACGATCCTGCTCCAGCGGGCGTTCCCCGACATCCGATTCCCGAACCGGGAGCTGGAAGGCATCGAGGGCGCGCCTCCGTCGCTCGGCGAGGAGGTGGACTTCTGCACCTTCGCGGATCGGTGTCCGTGGGCCGAACCGGAGTGTTACGACGGGGCGCCGCCGGCCGAGCAGATGCCGAAAGACGCCTCCCACGAGGTCTCCTGCATCCGGCGCGACGAGATGGAGTCGCTGGCGTCGGAGTACCTGGACGACCGGACGGAGCCGGCCGAGTCCGCCGAGGCGTCGGGGCCGGATCGATCGGGGACGACGTCCGAGCGGGTCGGTCCGGCCGGCCGCCGCGACGCGGCGTCCCAGTCGGGAGGCGACGGCGACGACCCGGTCGTCGAACTCGAGAACCTCCACAAGCACTTCGACACCAGCGCCAACATCCTGGAAACGCTGCGCGCGAAGTTCGGTGGCGAGGAGCAAGACGCCGTCAGAGCCGTCGACGGCGTCGATCTCAAACTGGAGGAGAACCAGATCCAGGGCGTCATCGGCGAGAGCGGCTGCGGGAAGTCGACGCTCCTGAAGACGGTGATGGGCAAACACGAGCCCACCGACGGCGAGATCTACCTCGACGGCGACCCGGTCTCGGAGTTCAGCAAGGCCGACTGGAAGGAGTTCCGCCGGCGCGTCCAGATCATCTTCCAGGACCCGTTCAACACCCTCAATCCCCACTTCACCGTCCGACAGACGCTGATGGAGCCGCTCCGAATCCACGATATGGAGCGGAGCGAAGAACGGATACTTGACATACTCGAACGAGTGAGACTTACGCCCGCTGAGGACTACATCGACCGGACGGAGTCACAGCTCTCCGGCGGCGAAAAGCAGCGTATCTCGATCGCTCGGGCGCTGATTCTCGAACCGGACGTGATCCTTGCCGACGAGCCGGTGTCGATGTTGGACGTATCGACGCAAGCGTCAATTCTTGATCTACTCAACGATCTGACGAACGAGTTCGGCGTCTCGATGCTGTACATCTCCCACGACCTCTCGACGGTCTCGTACGTGTGCGACCGGGTGAACGTGATGTACCTCGGGCGGATCGTCGAGAGCGCCTCGACGCACGAACTCCTCAACGACCCGAAACACCCCTATACGCAGTCGATGTTGCAGGCGATTCCCGTCCCCGATCCCCACCACGAGCGCGAGTGGGCGGAGCTCCCGGGGACGCCCGGCGACGCCACGGACCTCCCGACGGGCTGTCGGTTCAAGGACCGCTGTCCCGAGCGGATGGATGTCTGCGACCGCAAGCCCGCCTTCGAGGACGTGACGGGCGACGGCCACCACGCCGCCTGTCACCTCCACACCGACGAGGGCGAGGAGGCGTCCCAGGGCGCCGATACGCCGACGGTCCTCAGCGACGGAGGTGACTCGCGGTGA